Part of the Pseudomonadota bacterium genome is shown below.
ATCATGCCCGAGGAGATGGCGAAGGCGAGCGAGTGCTTCCTCACCGGCACCGCCGCCGAGATCACGCCGGTGGGCGAGATCGGCTCCTATCGCTTCACGCCCGGTCCGATCACCAACCAGCTCTGGGCGGATTTCCAGGCCCTGGTGCGCAAGGCCCCGGCGAAGGCGGCGTAGGCGTGGCATTGGTTGTCGGTTGTCAGTTGGCGGCGCTTCATACCTGACAACCGGCAACCGACCCCTGATGAAGACCATCCATCTCATCCGGCACGGGCAATCGACCTTCAATGCCGCCTTCGCCGAGACCGGAGCCGATCCGTTGCACCGCGATGCGCGGCTGACGCCGCTCGGTCACGCCCAGGTCGCCGCCCAGCGCCAGGCCTATGCCGGGCTCGGCCATGAGCTCATCGTCACCTCGCCCTTGACCCGCGCCATCGAGACCACGCTCGGCCTCTTTGGCGGGACCGGCGCGCCGATCCAGGTCGAGGCCCTCCACCGCGAAAAGCAGACGGATAGCTGCGACGTCGGGCGCTCGCCTTCCATCCTCGAAGCGGAGTTTCCGAGCTTGCGCTTCGGCCATCTCGGTGATCCCTGGTGGCA
Proteins encoded:
- a CDS encoding histidine phosphatase family protein; protein product: MKTIHLIRHGQSTFNAAFAETGADPLHRDARLTPLGHAQVAAQRQAYAGLGHELIVTSPLTRAIETTLGLFGGTGAPIQVEALHREKQTDSCDVGRSPSILEAEFPSLRFGHLGDPWWHDEDHDHRGIPIEPDSRFAERVQRFRAWIEARPERVITAVGHGTFFRILTGGRPFANCELFTFEL